One Sphingomonas kaistensis genomic window, GCCCAATTTCCAGGCGCTCGGGCGCCTGCGCATCGGCGAAACGGTGGAGGAAATCCTCAAGGCCGATCTCGAGGCAGAATATGAAGCCGCCAAGATGTACCGCGAGGCGGCGGACTATTGCGACCAGATTCGCGACTACGTCAGCCGCGAACTGTTCATCGAGGTGCTGCGCGACGAGGAAGGGCATATCGACTTCCTCGAAACCCAGTTCGAGATGATCGCGCGCATGGGCCTGGAAAATTACATCCAGCTGCATTCGAACGCTGCGGAGGCGCACGGCTAAGACCCGTCACCCCGGGCCTAACCCGGGGTCCCGCTTCTTCTCTTCCGTGTCCCCTGTTAGTAGCGGGACCCCGGATCAAGTCCGGGGTGACGGGGGATTGAGTTTGGAGACCAACAAAGGCGAGCGGATCGCCACGCTCGACATCGTTCGCGGCGTGGCGGTGATGGGCATCCTGGCGATGAACATCGTCGCCTTTGCCGACGTCCCCGCGGCCTATTTCAATCCGCTGGCGCAGACCGTCCCGGTCAGCACCGCCGACCTCGTCACCTATGCCGCGAACTTCGTCCTGTTCGACGGCAAGATGCGCGGGCTGTTTTCCTTCCTGTTCGGCGCCTCGCTGCTGCTGATGAGCGAGACGATGGCGCTGTCGCTGGTCCGCCGCCGCTTGTTCTGGCTGCTGCTGTTCGGAGCGGCCCACTTCTTTCTCATTTGGTGGGGCGACATTCTCATCACCTACGCGGCGATCGGCTTCCTCGCGCTGGCCTTCCGCAATGCCGGGCGGCGCGGGCTGGTCGCCACCGCGCTTGTCCTGATTATCATTCAATTCGCCATTTACGTCGCGATGACGCTTTATTCGCTCGACCTGCAGGGGCCGGTGCTGAGCGGCACGGCGACCGCCGACCAGCTGAGGTCATGGGAAGAGCTGACCCGCGACACGATCATGCCCAGCCCCGAGCGGCGAGCCGAGGCGATCGCTCTGTATCAGGGACCGTGGACCAGCCTCGTCCACCATCAGGTCACCGAGAAAGCCTTCTTCCCGGTCGTCGGGATCTTTGCCTTCGGATGGGAAACGCTGGCCTACATGCTGCTCGGCATGGCGGCGCTGAAAAGCGGCCTGCTGACCGGTGCGTGGGACAACCGCCGCTATGCGAAGTGGCTGCTGGTCGGGCTGGCCGTCGTCCTGCCGTGCTATCTCATCGCGCTGCGCTTCCTTTTTCGCTCCGACTTCGCGGCGCCCGTGGTCTTCATGTGGAGCTTCGCTGCCGCCTCGCTACTGCGCCCGCTCATGGTGGTGGCGATCGCCTGCCTGATCATTCTTGCGACGCGGCGGGGCGGGGCGCTGACCCAGCGCATCGCGGCGGCCGGGCGCGCGGCGTTCAGCAACTATCTTGGGACGTCGATCGTGATGATCGGCCTGTTCTACGGCTGGGGCTTGGGCCTGTTCGCCACGCTCGGCCGCGCTGAGCTGGCGCTGATCGTGATCGCCGCTTGGGGCGTCATGCTGCTGTGGAGCAAGCCGTGGCTGACCCGCTTCCGTTACGGCCCGCTCGAATGGGCGTGGCGGAGCCTGACCTTGTGGCGGGTCCAGCCCTTCCGGCGTTAGATCCGGCCGAAGCTCTGGTTATTGGCCTTGCGCCCGAAGCCGCCGCCGGTGCCGCCGCGGCTGATTCGCGGGTTGGTGGCCTGATCGAACAGCTCGATCGTCTGGTCGAAAAGCCGGCGCAGCTTCACCACGTCGGCGACCAGCTCGTCGGGAAAGCGGCGGGTCTCGATGCACAAGCGCGCGGTCGATTCGATCAGTTCGGCGACCTTGGCCAGCGGCTCGGCCCCGAACTGCCGCGCTTCGCCCTTGATGGTGTGCGCAGGCATCACCAGCGCAACCGTATTCTCCTCGCGCATCGCCTGCTCGATCGCGGCGACCGACTTCACGCCGTCCTCGCGGAAATAGGACAGGATGCGGATAAAGCCGGGCCCGAGTTCGCCGCGCGATTTCTCAAAATGCGCCCAGTCGACCACGTCGGCGCTGCCCTCAGGCAAAAAGCTTTCCTCGTTCTGCATGCGAGGACTTTTAAGCGCAGAGGGTAAAGGCGAGGTTATTTTTGATCGAACGGGTTCTTGGGCGCGCGCAAGGTCATGCGCAGCGGGACGGCCCCCAAATCGAACTGCTTGCGCAAGGAGTTGAGCAGGTAGCGGCGATAGCTTTCGGGCAGCTGATCGACCCGCGTTCCGAACACCACGAAGGTCGGCGGGCGCGTCTTGATCTGGGTGATGTAGCGCAGCTTGATCCGCTTGCCGCCGGGCGCGGGCGGCGGGTTCTGTTCGACCGCGGCTTCGAACCAGCGGTTGAGCTCGCCGGTCGACACGCGCCGATTCCAGCCTTCGCGCAAGGTGAACGCCGCCCCGATCAGCTGGTCGATGCCCTTGCCCGTCACCGCCGACACCGTCAGCACCGGCACATTCTTGAGCTGGCTCAAGCCCTCTTCGAGGGCGGCCTTGATGCCGTTGAACAGCG contains:
- the bfr gene encoding bacterioferritin — encoded protein: MKGDPKVIELLNEALKAELTAINQYWLHYRMLDNWGVHKLAEYEKHESIDEMKHADRFAERILFLEGLPNFQALGRLRIGETVEEILKADLEAEYEAAKMYREAADYCDQIRDYVSRELFIEVLRDEEGHIDFLETQFEMIARMGLENYIQLHSNAAEAHG
- a CDS encoding DUF418 domain-containing protein, coding for METNKGERIATLDIVRGVAVMGILAMNIVAFADVPAAYFNPLAQTVPVSTADLVTYAANFVLFDGKMRGLFSFLFGASLLLMSETMALSLVRRRLFWLLLFGAAHFFLIWWGDILITYAAIGFLALAFRNAGRRGLVATALVLIIIQFAIYVAMTLYSLDLQGPVLSGTATADQLRSWEELTRDTIMPSPERRAEAIALYQGPWTSLVHHQVTEKAFFPVVGIFAFGWETLAYMLLGMAALKSGLLTGAWDNRRYAKWLLVGLAVVLPCYLIALRFLFRSDFAAPVVFMWSFAAASLLRPLMVVAIACLIILATRRGGALTQRIAAAGRAAFSNYLGTSIVMIGLFYGWGLGLFATLGRAELALIVIAAWGVMLLWSKPWLTRFRYGPLEWAWRSLTLWRVQPFRR
- a CDS encoding Hpt domain-containing protein translates to MQNEESFLPEGSADVVDWAHFEKSRGELGPGFIRILSYFREDGVKSVAAIEQAMREENTVALVMPAHTIKGEARQFGAEPLAKVAELIESTARLCIETRRFPDELVADVVKLRRLFDQTIELFDQATNPRISRGGTGGGFGRKANNQSFGRI